Below is a genomic region from Microbacterium sp. LWO12-1.2.
GAGGCGGTGACGGTCTCGGCGCGCGTCGACCCCGACGTGATCCTGATGGATGTGCGGATGCCGGAACTCGACGGGATCGAGGCGACCCGCCGCATCCTCGGCCCCTCATACCCGGCAGCGCACGTGCCGCGGATCCTGATGCTCACGACCTTCGACATCGACGACTACGTCTACGACGCCCTCGCCGCCGGTGCGAGCGGCTTCCTGCTCAAGGACGCGCTGCCGGAGGAGCTCGTGCACGCGGTGCGCGTCGTCGCTGCAGGGGATGCGCTCCTGGCCCCGAGCGTCACCCGGCGGATGATCGAGCAGTTCGCGGGCCGGCGCCCCCAGGGAAGCCGATCGACCACGGCACTGGCCGACTTGACCGATCGCGAACGCGAGGTACTGGTGCTGATCGGGCGCGGCCGATCCAACACCGAGATCGCCGCCGATCTGTTCATCGCAGAGCAGACCGTGAAGACGCATGTCGGCAAGGTGCTCGCCAAGCTGCAGCTCCGCGATCGCGTGCACGCGGTCATCCTCGCCTACGACACGGGGCTGGTCGAACCGTCATCCTGACTCCCTCCGCGGTAGGGGGTCGAGACAGCACCCGAGGGTGATGTCTCGACCGTTACCGGCTCCATAGTCTCCGGGGACACCGTTCCCCAGGAGGACTCATGACCATCGCCCCGGCGCCGCTCACCGCCGCTCCGTCACAGCCGCCGCGGGGACTCCGCGACACCGGCATCGACTTCGTCCGCGCGCTCTGCGTGATCGGCGTCGTGCTCCTGCACGCGATCATGGTCGGTGTCACCGTGACCGACGCAGGCCCGATCTTCGCCAACGCGAGCGAGGGGTCCGGCTGGATCACGCCGCTCAGCTGGGCGCTGCAGGTCATGCCCCTGTTCTTCGTGATCGGAGGGTTCTCCGGCCTCATCGCCTACCGCCGCGTGCGCACACGCGGCGGTAGCGCGCGTTCGTTCGTCGCCGCGCGTCTGCATCGACTGCTCAGACCTGCCGTGGTCACGATCGGCGTGGTGGCACTCGCACTCGCGGTGCTCACCGTGCTGGGCGTCCCCGCCGATCTGCTCGCGGTCGCGGGTTTCCGGTACGGGCAGCCGCTCTGGTTCCTCGCCGTCTTCCTGATGTGCCAGGCCCTGCTCCCCGCCCTCACCGCCGCGCATGAGCGTGCACCTTTCCTCACGATCGGCCTGCTCGTCTCGGCCGCGATCGCCGTCGATGGTCTTCGCGCGATCGTCGGCGTCGATGCCCTGGGCTTCCTGAATCTCGCTTTCGTCTGGATGGCGCTCCAGCAGCTCGGCTTCTTCCTCGCCGACGGCCGGATCGATGCACTGTCGCGGCGCACACGCGCGGCCGCGG
It encodes:
- a CDS encoding response regulator transcription factor; translation: MTISVLIADDQAMVRAGFAALLDAHEGIHVVGQAATGAEAVTVSARVDPDVILMDVRMPELDGIEATRRILGPSYPAAHVPRILMLTTFDIDDYVYDALAAGASGFLLKDALPEELVHAVRVVAAGDALLAPSVTRRMIEQFAGRRPQGSRSTTALADLTDREREVLVLIGRGRSNTEIAADLFIAEQTVKTHVGKVLAKLQLRDRVHAVILAYDTGLVEPSS
- a CDS encoding acyltransferase family protein; amino-acid sequence: MTIAPAPLTAAPSQPPRGLRDTGIDFVRALCVIGVVLLHAIMVGVTVTDAGPIFANASEGSGWITPLSWALQVMPLFFVIGGFSGLIAYRRVRTRGGSARSFVAARLHRLLRPAVVTIGVVALALAVLTVLGVPADLLAVAGFRYGQPLWFLAVFLMCQALLPALTAAHERAPFLTIGLLVSAAIAVDGLRAIVGVDALGFLNLAFVWMALQQLGFFLADGRIDALSRRTRAAAGLLALGVLILTFVTGMYSPDLIANINPPTAALLLVGVVHTSALSLSRERLERISRLPAAAAFTAFVTPRTMSIYLWHMPVLLVMAGLTAVFALQGGFALPALGSLDWWAARPLWLALALTLTALVAVVTTRFESLPAPACSTSSPRVAGAVFLGLLGVLILLVLGTSLATAAIALALMLMALRLARPRSSSATPQRVVT